In the Clarias gariepinus isolate MV-2021 ecotype Netherlands chromosome 10, CGAR_prim_01v2, whole genome shotgun sequence genome, AGTAGggatatcaataatattaattcTTTCAAAGACATTGCAATTTGTTTTTACCAATTCCTAGAAATCAATATACCTGTACACAGCAGAGGTCGGTGGCCGGCCCTCAAATAGGTTGTTTAGCTACTAGGCCTGCTGCACTACTTAGCTCTTTCCACAGGGTGGTATTTCAGCTTTAATATGTTGTAATTAAAAAACGTTTACAAAGTCACTCCTTTGggtgtttttattataaagttatAGAAAGAGGATTCACTAAACACTAAACAGAAGGCAAGGCAACAGCTTCTGTTCTATCATGTTCTGAAAGTAAATCTTCTAAAACATTCAAAGTGTTAGATGTTCTACAGTCTGTTTGCAAATATGACCAAAGTGAGCATCATTGCCCTGCCAGGCTTTATTGCCTTatcttctgaactgagcccatacttcacaatataaaaatgacaaaaagatTAAAGAAAGTTGTAAGAAAAGGATGAAAAGGATGGTTTACTTTTGTCTACCTCCCCGGCTTTAACAGTCTTATATTCTACTTGCATCCATAAGAATTCTTCAGATTTCCAACATCAGAGGACTCAGATATTGCCACTTAATAAGCCATTACAGAGGGGACTTGATTGTAGTTTGTCGAGTTCACAAACCTGCAAATAAAACAGTGAAAATATCCATAATTTATTATCCTGCCTCAAAAAACATCATCTTAGAACAGAAGCCAGTGTGCCTCTATTCAATCTTTTGAATGTTACGGTGTCACAATGTCTGTAATGTGCCTCTGGTGCCtctagtttttttaaattaaggattaagcaaactttatatatatagttcaggtagatataaattatattatatcataattatataattatacttaaatcAAATCTACTTGGACAGAATGAGTTGATTAATTTTGTACAACAGCATCCCTGACGCAGTAGCACAAATCAAAGGTTTTGTAGAATCTGCTCaatctaatatttattttagaataacTGTTGTAACAACTCATTCACAGGGCCTTGTGTGGCAGACGCTCCTCATTATCTATCTTATGAGTCTAATAAATGTTCAAAAATTTCAGAAGGCTTTATGCTTTCTCAGTAACAgtaggttttgtttttgtttgtgtgtttgtttaatttaggCTTATTAATTTCAAGATGAAGAAAATAGACAGGCTTGACTTACTTAATTATACGTTAATTATagcttgttattttaagcacaatgtgtcattttttgtaaatgtaaaaggtgTAGTCAGTAAATTGTTGCAGAATTAAAGAAATATCCAGTCACCAACTGAATTTACTCCAGTGATTAATATGATTTAGCTGCCGACAAGTtattaaccctaactgatgcagtgaacAGCTTCTTGTTTCTAAAATAATCACATATATGGTTGTAGAAAAGATCTTACCCTGTTTTTCAAAAGGAtgaaattattgtcctgcatcaagaaaagaaagcaaCTAAAAGGTTGCTGAAACGAATAAAtgtgggttaagaactgtaaaacaaattattaatacCTGGAGGGATAGTGGGGGACCATCATAGTCCAGGAAGAAATGTTACCGGAAAATACTTAGCGAAATCAAATTGTAAAATAACAACATTGGATTTTATGGCTATGTCTAACAGCCATGAATTCTAGGAATTGGAACCTAACTGCTGCATAGCCTTAAGAAATCCACTTATCActgaggctaatcagaaaaaaaggcttccctttactagggagcataaagaatggactgtggagcatgTGATCTGGTGAACTCAGATttatcctattccagagtgatgggtacagggtaagaagagaggaaGATGACATAATGCACTCATCATGCCTAACATACAAGCCTGTGGGTGcagtgttattaatattattattagtgtttaggtctaggttcagcaacattGTGTGCTAAATACGAGGTCAGCTAATGACCTGAATATActtgaatgaccaggtttttccatcaatagatttttttcttccctggtgGCACAGAAATATTCCAAGATGAAATATATTGCTACAGTATACGTATATTCATCACACTCAAgaagaaagagtgaaagagtggttcagggagcatgagacatcattttcacacatggattggccacctcAGAGCCCAGACCTTAACACCAGTGAGAATCTTTGGCATTTGTTGGTCAAGGCCTCAGGCATCGGTACCTACTCTACCATCATAAATACAAGATcttagagagaaataaatgcaACGGaaggatgaaaataaatgttgtgaccaCAAAACCATGccgcccaaaaaaaaaagtgcatcagGGTAGTTTACtcagtttgtttacattttatggtACAGGTTAAATTTGTATTCtgcatatattgtttatatattttaatatattcattttagCAGCAGTCTTACTTGTTAACATTGAGAGAGATAATGCTTTTCACTGGAGTGCTCTTTGGACCAGGCGATGGGTGGAAGATTTTGATCCCCTTATTCGTGCTCACATCAGACTTTGGCTTCTTAATGATGTAGTGGTCTGTGGAATGGGACGGGTATGGATCGAATGTTCCTGCTTTCATTCCTCCAATCTTACATGTatagagaaaataaatgaatctatCAATATCAATTAAAAAGCAACGCATAAACCTTGCAAATAGCATGTCTTACCCTTTTGCTAGGAGACGTTGGTTTGAAAGGCACAGCAAAGTGTGTCTTTTTTTCCGCTGCAATGTTTGAAAGTGGCAGAGGTTTATTAAACTTGTAAGGATTGCTATCGAAACATTCCTTTGGATAAAGGTTCAAACGAAATGGCCCCCCTTTCATCTGAGATTTGTGAGCTGTCATCTCACGCTGGAAAACAGATTATCcctctttcatttcattttaacgCAGACGTATGGTGACTTGTTCTCaaaaagcaacatttttttataattgcatACCTTTAGCAGCTCTCTTACTCGATCATAGGGGTCAGAAGAATATAATTCCAATTTGGACAGTGTGACACCTGGAAAGCTATTGAACAGATGGGAATATAACTCAGTCTGAGTTCCAGTAACTGAATCGAAAGCACTGTCCTCAGGCTCGAGTATAGTGGAATTAAAAATAGTTAAGTGAACTCCACATGAGAGAAAATTCCCTAAGCAACTGCACTGAGTTTCAAGTCCcagttttttattctaaatCACATCCATGCAGTTATAAGATGAGTTAGAACAAAAAATGGTTTGTGTCTAAAATATTCTCGAAAGAAAACGTGTCATTTCAACAGGACATAGAATCAACACAAGATaagtacacatactgtagagtaGGGAACTTTATACTAGTTCACATACACAGAAAAGCTAGAATCATGCCAGCAGGAATAATGAAGTCCTTACTGACCCATATCCACTTCCTTTCTTGGGTGGACTGGTGTATATGTTCTTGCCTGGGGATTTGTATCTCATCTTTGGCATCTGTAGGGGACTCATAGCTTTAACAGGACCACCAAACGTTCCGTAGTAACTGCCAGTACCTGAGCTGCACATCATTGAAAAATACACATTAATGTATACACATAAGGCACAGAATCAATAAATTGTAGAAAACTGTGATTCCTACAGAATAGCACTGATTTGTACAAAACCGAAGCCGACAATTCAAGAGTTTAATTCtactttttaatattatgtGTTAGTATGAGAACATGGGCAGAGTGTGGTTTGTCCTCATTAAGATCATGACGATACCTTGGCTCGAGTTCTGTATTTGGGCCAGACTCCAGAGCTGTGAGGCCCATGATGGAATGGAAATTCTGAGTGTTGCTGCTTCTCTTTTCAGTAGAAAATGACCATTACATCATATTGCCCTCTATTGGCCTCACATTGATGTCACTATCATGAGCCCAAGTACTGTTAAGAGTAAACTTTTAATGAGTCTATTACCATGTGGTAATATGCACTTAAATGTTGAAGAACCCATTTTCCATTAACCTGTGCCGAAGGTGGCTGCTATAActtttttaatctaataaaatGCCTCATGAAAATTGGAATGCAATGGGACCTTGTAAGCTACTTCAACTTAATAGCTACATTATCCATTTAAACCTCAAATCACTGTAAAAGGAATTTCAGATATAGGCCTTTTCTaaaggaataattttttttttacacttggtGTTTTTCTTACGCTTTCTTTTCCCCGTTGttgggcaaaaatgcctttgTTAAGTTCTTCTTAGCCTGCTGAATCTGGTACTGCCTTTGGATTTTGATAAGGTCTGTCATTGCCTCGTTCTCAAAAATCCGCTTGAAACGAGTGTCAAAATAGCCAGCCTGGAGTGCTGATTTCTTCTTCGGGCCACTGACCAACATCTGCTTATTTTTATATGCAGCGTCATTAAAGGcacctttaaaaacattatatatatatatatatatatatatatatatatatatatatatatatatatatataaaacaataatatataaagtTTAGGTTTGAGATTATAAGAAATATCACCAAATGTGGTTCAGTGTTATAGTATTTAGACCTACGCTGAGTTAAGGGGTTGTATTTGTCCCCTATGGAGATGTAGCTCATTTCCTGGAAAAGCCCAACTCGCTCCATATCAGACTTTGCATCTGGCATGTTTCcaaactcctgcaggaatttcCTGTACGAAAATGGCTATAATAgactataaatagataaataaacatattaaacattgcaattcacttttttttttaaaactccaATTACACACCtaatgatgtatttatttatttattagtttatttacaAAACCCTATGCTGAGactgccaaaaataaatacattcattaCATATTCCTACCTTTAATACCCACGAGTCTGGTTTCCCGGGTTTATCACTTGCTGCTTGTGTGAATTAGGATGTTGCATTAGTGTTTTCGTTGTTGTTGGAGTATTTGTGTACATTTGTCTCCTTGGCACCAGGTGTAAACTAACCGCTAACCATCTCCCTGAGCTGAGCCGTCACACTAGTCAGCTACTGGTAGTGCatgcgttctctctctctctctctctctctctcacacacacactcacacacacacatatacacacacacacacacacagcaagggGAACACAATAACGACTACAAGGGGAACACAATAACGACAACAGCGACTTTAATCTGCTTTTTATTGTAGCATATGACAATAGGCTAATACACAGCTTTCATACACGTTAATCAGCCATACACCCCCGGGACTCTGTGTGTTGTAGTGACACAGGGGATTAATTAAAACCACCATcagctcgctctctctctctctctctctctctctctatctttctctctctcatcactGGAGTAGTTACATTAAACTATTACCTTATAGTGCAGTTCTTTATCGAATAACTCATCACACTTCAGTTGTGAATTTATATAGAACTTGCAACTTTATTCAAAACTGGTAATCATGCAGAGTGTAAACAGAATGACCCTGATCAAAAACATGGtaacattttacacacaacatAACAGCTGATATATTTGCTCTTGGTCTAACATCTCTAACTCACACCATTCAGGTCATCCATTGTGACAACGATCACCTGAAACAATACAGCATATgattttacaacaacaacaatagtaataataataataataataaagccatTAAACTGCATTCAGATTAACAGATTtgtaaagttttacattttgatgTTGCGGGTCGTGATAGTCACAGATTTTCTCCGGGAAGGCGGCGCGGATCAGCTGCTTTACCTCAGCCGGATAAACGTACGTGGGTTTGGGCAGCTTGTCGCGTCCAACACCGTGATGTAGCTGACAGCGGACACAAGTGTTTATGTAGGACAAAAGTAGAATTTTGGTGTTGACAGATATAACCAGAGGTTATAGAACAAAGCTAGAActcacacttttatttttgagcCTCGTGAAATGTTTAATGACAATTCCAAATGCCTATTTGTGTGTAGTTAacataacacacatacagtgagaTAATTCCACATAAGCTAAATAACTGTCCTGCGCAATAGATGCGCCATActgatgtttatgtatttaaatcaacatttaaaATCTATATTAACTCCAAGCACGTCCCTTAATTgtcttataatattatataggcTAATGTTACTATAGTTGCACTGCCAATTTGACAGCTGATAAAGGTACTGGAGACTTATTGAAGAAGGACAAAAGAAACAGCTATTGTATTGTATGGTAGTGTCTTTTCACCTGTCGCTAGTATTTGAAAGATTTATTCAGCTTATATTTCACCTCAAATAATCACAATggatgtaaaattattttaatggctgaatacactgattagccataacatcaaCATCACTAGGCAGAAGTGCTGTTAGGGCTGACAAAATAATCTTAATGCTGATGAATGCTGGTTGGTGAGGCATCCTGCCATTTTTCTGTCTAGGGCTCCAACAGACTCTAGAATCACTATGGCTGGTaggtgaaacaaacaaaattgatCACTAGTTAACTACAGTAACTGGTGACAGAATCAGGGGCAATATGCAATTACTTTACATTTCAGAATGGTGTCCTCTGTCACTAAGGAATGTTTTAAGATTTGAAAAAGAAATACGGTTAACTTAgagatgaaaagagagagagagaagcaaatGGTAACAGATTCTGCAATGAAGTGGCAAACTATcttagatatatactgtatattcggTATAGCGCTTAAGTATTTAATGTGTTCTAGAAACTGTCATATTAGACTACAATAGCTCCTCAATCAGATAAACAAGCAGCATGGCTGATGAAACCATTTGCCATTTGCTATATAccctgcctggccaaaaaaaagcaaagaaaactaaccataaataaataaaaaacctagTAAAAACCATagatatgtttaatagtgaaggtAGGAGTTTTCCatccacacacaatgtgatgggaACTTACTGGATGGGAACTAAATAGCTGTGTGGgcaattattttcacacataaagtCACAACTTGTCTTTTCACATTATGTGAAAAAggtaattaaatgaaatcttaGTGTGTACAACATTTTAGTGTTACAGTTTATTTTGCCTGTGAGATGGGGAGTGTAGGACAACAAGAGACACATATACGCTTGTCAATCTTTGAAATCTTTCCAATCTGCTCTCAAATTTAAGCCTCTTTTTCTGATTGGTCTcaaaagcaaatgttttttttttcacggaaACACATCTGTTCCAATCAGGTGAGATTCCATCACTtcatgtgtgtatgaaaatgct is a window encoding:
- the c10h4orf47 gene encoding UPF0602 protein C4orf47 homolog, whose translation is MPDAKSDMERVGLFQEMSYISIGDKYNPLTQRAFNDAAYKNKQMLVSGPKKKSALQAGYFDTRFKRIFENEAMTDLIKIQRQYQIQQAKKNLTKAFLPNNGEKKASGTGSYYGTFGGPVKAMSPLQMPKMRYKSPGKNIYTSPPKKGSGYGFPGVTLSKLELYSSDPYDRVRELLKREMTAHKSQMKGGPFRLNLYPKECFDSNPYKFNKPLPLSNIAAEKKTHFAVPFKPTSPSKRIGGMKAGTFDPYPSHSTDHYIIKKPKSDVSTNKGIKIFHPSPGPKSTPVKSIISLNVNKFVNSTNYNQVPSVMAY